The sequence GAAATTCAACAATATAAAAGAATCCACCTGGCTTCAATCTTTCTGAAATCATCTTTGCCCAAGGCTTTAAATTTGGCAACCAACCAATGGTTCCATAGCTTGTGAACACAATATCAAACTTTTCTGAAATAAACTGTGAAGTATCTAGAACATTACAACAAACAAATTTCGCGTCAAGATTTAATTCACCGTTCAACTGTGTCGCAAGTTTTATTCCTTCATCAGAAATATCTACTCCTGTGCATTTAGCTCCCAGACGACTAAAACTAAAAGTATCTTGCCCAAAATGGCATTGAAGATGAAGTAAACTTTTCCCAGAAACATCTCCCAGTGCTTTTAGTTCATACGAATTCAATGAAGATTTCCCTTTTTTGAAAGTAGCCAAATCATAGAATTCACTGTCTGCGTGAATTGCCACTTTAGCATTCCAAGTCTCTCGATTTGTGTCAAACTCATTATTAAATTTCATAAATTATCATTTAGATAAAAATAAAAAAATTAGCTCTAAAGCCACAATCTCTAACAATTTTGATTATTTGTAATCAAATCGTTTGAAATGATTGAAACATTAACACTTTTGTTGTAAATTTAAAAAATACTAACTTCAAAAATTATTACTTTATGGGCGACATTATTTGGTTAATCGTAGTTCTCCTTATTATAGGATGGCTCGTAGGTTATTTCGGTTTCGGTGAAGCCGTTGGTAGTCTAATTCACATTTTATTGGTTTTGGCTATTATTGGTATTCTGTACCGATTGGCAACTGGCCGTAGACCATAATTATTTTAAACTAAATTAACACTAAACAACAAATCAAGATGAAAAAAGTATTTCTAATTTTATTTGCTGCCGGTTTAATGAGTACTGGCTTTACAAGTTGTCGCGAAAAGAAAACTGTGGGCGACAAAATAGAAGATGTTGCAGACGACATTGAAGATGCAGTAGATTAATTTTAATTTCCAAAATTTATTAAAAGCCCTTTCAATTTTTTTGAAAGGGCTTTTCAGTTGTTATTTTTCTGCAAGTATAGATTTCCATTCAGGGTGTTTGTCTATATAACTTTTTATGAAAGAACACTTGGGTATTACTTTCAAACCGCGAAGTTCGATCTCCAATAAAGCTTTTTCGGTCATTTCGCCCGCCACTCCTTGCCCTGCAAGCTCTTTGGGAACCTCGGTATGATTTAATGATAAAATACCTGGCAAAACAGAGTATTCAATAATTGCTTTATGACCATCAATTGTGGTCTCGAATCTGTTTTGTTCTTTGTTATCAATTATTCGCATGCTA comes from Aequorivita sublithincola DSM 14238 and encodes:
- a CDS encoding class I SAM-dependent methyltransferase, whose protein sequence is MKFNNEFDTNRETWNAKVAIHADSEFYDLATFKKGKSSLNSYELKALGDVSGKSLLHLQCHFGQDTFSFSRLGAKCTGVDISDEGIKLATQLNGELNLDAKFVCCNVLDTSQFISEKFDIVFTSYGTIGWLPNLKPWAKMISERLKPGGFFYIVEFHPIAWMFDYTVSPPVMKYGYAQEEAIYEEYDGTYANKDSKMISKEYGWNHSLGEVITALSEAGLHIEYLREYDASPYYIFPELLKTADGMFELQSKLYPLIFEVKATKKT
- a CDS encoding lmo0937 family membrane protein — translated: MGDIIWLIVVLLIIGWLVGYFGFGEAVGSLIHILLVLAIIGILYRLATGRRP
- a CDS encoding GNAT family N-acetyltransferase, with protein sequence MRIIDNKEQNRFETTIDGHKAIIEYSVLPGILSLNHTEVPKELAGQGVAGEMTEKALLEIELRGLKVIPKCSFIKSYIDKHPEWKSILAEK